The region TTTGACGGCCCATATCCAGGTGATGTTGGCGAGGGCGAGGGCGAAGACGGACGAGAAGACGACGCTCTGCCAGGCGGCGGCCGGGACGGCGGCCCAGTCGGTGCGGGCGAGGTCGGGAACGGCGATGAGGACGAAGAGGACGGCGCTGACGGTGAAGGCGCCGGTGATGATCTGGTAGAGTGAGTAGCGGTCGGTGAGGCGGCGGAAGCTGACGGTGTAGTAGCTATAGCCGAGCTGGCCGACGAGGATGAGGGCCGCGCCGGTGAGGTGCGGGCCGGTGAGGCTTATTTCGCGGCCGGCGCCGAGGACGGCGAGGAGGACGCCGGCGAAGGAGACGACGATGCCGGCGGCGGTCCGGGGGGAGAGGGTTTCGAGGCCGAGGACGCGGTTGATGAGGGCGACGTTGACGGGCAGGGTGGCGAGGACGAGGGCGGCGTTGCCGGCGGTGGTGGCGTTCATGCCGTAGATGATGAAGACTTGGTTGACGAACAGGCCGAAGACGCTGATGGCGGCTAGATGCCGGAGGTCCGGGAGGGACATGGGCCGGTAGCCGTGGGATGCCACGAGGGCGACGCCGGATATGAGGGCGGCGACGACGAGGCGCAAGGCGTTGTAGACGAGGGGGTCCATGGCGCTCAGGCCGATTTTCATGACAGGGGTGTTGACGCCCCAGATGAAGACGATGGCGAGCAGGATAAGTTCTACTTTGCGGGCTGGGTTTGGTGCGGCCGGTGTCAAGTTATCATCTCCTGTGGTTGGGCCATGGTTTGTTTTATTCCACATGACGGGCCGGCTCCCCTCCAGCGAAATGAAAAGGATTTCGGGGGGCGGCGCCGAAGGTTATGGGCGCCGGCGAAAAAGGGGCCGGTGATGTGGCCGGGAAGGGGCGGTCGGGCGTATGGCTGACAGTGAAACGGAGCTTTGGAGAATCGAGGCGCGGGCGTTCCGCGTCCCGCTCGTGCCGTTTACGCATAATTTCTGGGCGCTGGTGGACGCGGGCGGCGCGGTGGTCGAGCAGTTGCACGGCCTGGCGGTGGATCCGCGCACGGGGAAGGCGAAGGCGATCGGCTGGTCGGCACATTTGCTGCTGGCGGTGCGGGGGGCGGGCTTTTTGTGGGCGCTGCAGCCGGGTCAGCCGACGGCGGTGTGCGCGCGTGGGCGCGAGGCGGAGGTGATGCCGCGGTGGCTGGCGGCGGCAGCGGCCATCCCGGCGATGAACGCGCTGGGGCTGCGTTATCCGAATTTGTGGCAGCACGGGCTGCGGGCGAATTCGAACAGTGTTTTCAGTACTTTCGGGCTGATCATGGGGTTCGACGCGCCGGCGCGGCTGCTGCCGACACTGGCGCCGGGGGTGAAGCTGGTGGTGTCGCGCGAGCTTGTGGAGCGGTACCGGTTCCGGCCGCCGTCGACGGGCTGAGGTTTTTCGCCCGGGTGGAGCCGGACGTGGAAAAGCCGGCCGGGGTTAGTCCCGGCC is a window of Selenomonadales bacterium 4137-cl DNA encoding:
- a CDS encoding DMT family transporter, coding for MTPAAPNPARKVELILLAIVFIWGVNTPVMKIGLSAMDPLVYNALRLVVAALISGVALVASHGYRPMSLPDLRHLAAISVFGLFVNQVFIIYGMNATTAGNAALVLATLPVNVALINRVLGLETLSPRTAAGIVVSFAGVLLAVLGAGREISLTGPHLTGAALILVGQLGYSYYTVSFRRLTDRYSLYQIITGAFTVSAVLFVLIAVPDLARTDWAAVPAAAWQSVVFSSVFALALANITWIWAVKALGSTRASLFPNICPVISIVFAGLFLDETFGLLQAAGAVIIFLGLWLSRRPALPPPAVTRTRKG